The following coding sequences are from one Geodermatophilus normandii window:
- a CDS encoding cytidine deaminase — MPDLQPEDAKLVTLARSARGRTGAPEGAAVRDTDGRTYVAASVALPSLRLSALQAAVAAAVSSGVEGLEAAAVVSDADAVESDGLAAVHDLTASAPVFLAGPDGALRTTV, encoded by the coding sequence GTGCCCGACCTGCAGCCCGAGGACGCCAAGCTCGTCACCCTCGCCCGCTCCGCGCGCGGCCGCACCGGCGCCCCGGAGGGCGCCGCGGTCCGCGACACCGACGGGCGCACCTACGTCGCCGCCAGCGTCGCGCTGCCCTCGCTGCGGCTGTCGGCGCTGCAGGCCGCGGTGGCCGCGGCGGTCTCCAGCGGCGTCGAGGGCCTGGAGGCGGCGGCGGTCGTGTCCGACGCCGACGCGGTGGAGTCCGACGGCCTCGCCGCCGTGCACGACCTGACGGCCTCGGCGCCGGTGTTCCTCGCCGGCCCGGACGGAGCGCTGCGCACCACCGTCTAG
- a CDS encoding hemolysin family protein, producing the protein MSAGAVTLLVVAICLVPLAGAFGAMDAALQRVSKARVEELRRDGVRRAAGLERVLDERARLVALLLLLRILCEMVAAVLVGVVVYGMLESTWQAVLAAAGVMTVVSYVLVGVGPRTLGRQHAYPIALATAGLVRLLGRVFGPVTRLLILVGNAITPGRGYRDGPFSTEVELRELVDLAEERGVVESGERNMIHSVFELGDTIAREVMVPRTDVVWIERTKTLRQALALALRSGFSRIPVIGENVDDVVGIVYLKDLVRRSQNLGEGRGPRVEELMRSPAFVPESKPVDELLRDMQARRTHIAVVVDEYGGFAGLVTIEDILEEIVGEIADEHDAVQRPPVEHLDDGSVRITARLPVEDLAELFDVELPRDDDVETVGGLLARELGLVPIEGSAAEVAGLRLVAESTGGRRNRIDTILVSRLPDTDPEHQSGATRADVPAGVEG; encoded by the coding sequence ATGAGCGCCGGTGCGGTCACGCTGCTGGTGGTCGCGATCTGCCTGGTCCCGCTCGCCGGCGCGTTCGGTGCCATGGACGCCGCGCTGCAGCGGGTGTCCAAGGCCCGCGTCGAGGAGCTGCGCCGCGACGGCGTCCGCCGGGCGGCCGGGCTGGAGCGGGTCCTCGACGAGCGCGCCCGCCTGGTGGCACTGCTCCTGCTGCTGCGCATCCTCTGCGAGATGGTCGCCGCCGTGCTGGTCGGCGTCGTCGTCTACGGGATGCTGGAGAGCACCTGGCAGGCGGTGCTGGCCGCGGCCGGGGTGATGACGGTGGTCAGCTACGTGCTGGTCGGCGTCGGGCCGCGCACCCTCGGCCGGCAGCACGCCTACCCGATCGCGCTGGCCACCGCCGGGCTGGTGCGGCTGCTCGGCCGCGTGTTCGGCCCGGTCACCCGGCTGCTGATCCTCGTCGGCAACGCGATCACGCCCGGCCGCGGCTACCGCGACGGCCCGTTCTCCACCGAGGTCGAGCTGCGCGAGCTCGTCGACCTCGCCGAGGAGCGCGGCGTCGTGGAGTCCGGCGAGCGCAACATGATCCACTCGGTGTTCGAGCTGGGCGACACCATCGCCCGCGAGGTCATGGTGCCGCGCACCGACGTCGTCTGGATCGAGCGCACCAAGACCCTCCGGCAGGCGCTGGCCCTCGCGCTGCGCAGCGGGTTCAGCCGCATCCCGGTCATCGGCGAGAACGTCGACGACGTCGTCGGGATCGTCTACCTCAAGGACCTCGTGCGCCGGTCGCAGAACCTCGGCGAGGGCCGCGGCCCGCGGGTCGAGGAGCTCATGCGCTCGCCGGCGTTCGTGCCCGAGTCCAAGCCGGTCGACGAGCTGCTGCGCGACATGCAGGCCCGCCGCACGCACATCGCGGTCGTCGTCGACGAGTACGGCGGCTTCGCCGGGCTGGTCACGATCGAGGACATCCTCGAGGAGATCGTCGGCGAGATCGCCGACGAGCACGACGCCGTCCAGCGGCCGCCGGTGGAGCACCTCGACGACGGGTCGGTGCGGATCACCGCCCGGCTGCCGGTCGAGGACCTCGCCGAGCTCTTCGACGTCGAGCTGCCCCGCGACGACGACGTCGAGACCGTGGGCGGCCTGCTGGCCCGCGAGCTGGGGCTGGTGCCGATCGAGGGGTCCGCGGCGGAGGTGGCGGGGCTGCGGCTGGTCGCCGAGAGCACCGGCGGGCGGCGCAACCGCATCGACACGATCCTCGTCTCCCGCCTGCCCGACACCGACCCGGAGCACCAGTCCGGTGCCACCCGGGCCGACGTCCCGGCCGGCGTGGAAGGCTGA
- the ybeY gene encoding rRNA maturation RNase YbeY has translation MPVEVANESEIAVDEAELTGICRYVLGEMGVNPMAELSVLCVDPDYMSVLHERWMGEKGPTDVLAFPMDELDTARPDDPEPGPALLGDVVLCPSVAVRQARAAGHSMDDELLLLATHGVLHLLGYDHMEPEEEREMFGLQTRLLEGWRSAPRQPVTGEPAERGPGTR, from the coding sequence GTGCCCGTCGAGGTCGCCAACGAGTCCGAGATCGCCGTCGACGAGGCGGAGCTGACCGGCATCTGCCGGTACGTCCTCGGCGAGATGGGCGTCAACCCGATGGCCGAGCTGTCGGTGCTGTGCGTCGACCCGGACTACATGTCGGTGCTGCACGAGCGCTGGATGGGGGAGAAGGGCCCGACTGACGTCCTGGCCTTCCCCATGGACGAGCTCGACACCGCCCGGCCCGACGACCCCGAGCCGGGTCCCGCGCTGCTCGGCGACGTCGTGCTCTGCCCGTCGGTCGCCGTCCGGCAGGCCCGCGCCGCCGGCCACTCCATGGACGACGAACTGCTGCTGCTGGCCACCCACGGCGTGCTGCACCTGCTCGGTTACGACCACATGGAGCCGGAGGAGGAGCGGGAGATGTTCGGCCTGCAGACCCGCCTGCTCGAGGGCTGGCGCTCCGCTCCGCGGCAGCCGGTCACCGGCGAGCCGGCCGAACGGGGTCCCGGGACCCGGTGA
- a CDS encoding PhoH family protein has product MPAAVRTTITVPDSVSMVALLGSGDELLRLVEAELDADVHVRGNEIAVTGQPADNAFAVRVFDELIALLGTGQALRPDSVRRVIGMLRSGGSERPADVLSLDIISRRGRTIRPKTLNQKRYVDAIDAHTIVFGIGPAGTGKTYLAMAKAVQALQTKQVNRIILTRPAVEAGERLGYLPGTLSEKIDPYLRPLYDALHDMVDPESIPRLMQSGTIEVAPLAYMRGRTLNDAFVILDEAQNTTAEQMKMFLTRLGFGSKIVVTGDVTQVDLPGGAQSGLRIVREILDGIEDVHFANLTSSDVVRHRLVGDIVDAYERWDTSRQQSTAGPSAPARPARPRRQGS; this is encoded by the coding sequence GTGCCCGCCGCGGTCCGCACCACGATCACCGTCCCCGACTCCGTGTCGATGGTCGCCCTCCTGGGCTCCGGTGACGAGCTGCTGCGGCTGGTCGAGGCCGAGCTCGACGCCGACGTCCACGTGCGCGGCAACGAGATCGCCGTGACCGGCCAGCCGGCCGACAACGCCTTCGCCGTCCGCGTGTTCGACGAGCTCATCGCGCTGCTCGGCACCGGGCAGGCGCTGCGCCCCGACTCGGTGCGCCGGGTCATCGGGATGCTGCGCAGCGGCGGCTCCGAGCGGCCGGCCGACGTCCTCAGCCTCGACATCATCAGCCGCCGCGGGCGCACGATCCGGCCCAAGACGCTGAACCAGAAGCGCTACGTCGACGCGATCGACGCGCACACCATCGTCTTCGGCATCGGCCCGGCCGGCACCGGCAAGACCTACCTGGCGATGGCCAAGGCCGTGCAGGCGCTGCAGACCAAGCAGGTCAACCGGATCATCCTCACCCGCCCGGCGGTCGAGGCCGGCGAGCGACTGGGGTACCTGCCCGGCACGCTCAGCGAGAAGATCGACCCGTACCTGCGCCCGCTCTACGACGCGCTGCACGACATGGTCGACCCCGAGTCGATCCCGCGTCTCATGCAGTCGGGCACGATCGAGGTCGCCCCACTGGCCTACATGCGCGGCCGCACGCTCAACGACGCGTTCGTCATCCTCGACGAGGCGCAGAACACCACCGCCGAGCAGATGAAGATGTTCCTCACCCGGCTCGGCTTCGGCTCGAAGATCGTCGTCACCGGCGACGTGACGCAGGTGGACCTGCCCGGTGGCGCGCAGAGCGGACTGCGGATCGTGCGGGAGATCCTCGACGGCATCGAGGACGTCCACTTCGCGAACCTGACCAGCTCCGACGTCGTCCGCCACCGGCTCGTCGGCGACATCGTCGACGCCTACGAGCGCTGGGACACCTCCCGCCAGCAGTCCACCGCGGGCCCGTCGGCCCCGGCCCGGCCGGCGCGTCCGCGCCGGCAGGGGAGCTGA
- a CDS encoding enoyl-CoA hydratase/isomerase family protein: MTDAGSAAPVRIERDGDVAVVVLDAPPLNLFDESVFAGFEAAVAELVALTEPGRPDRARAVLLEARGKVVSGGVDVHAFQEIAEGPDPEQRGAALWARLLRMSQTLEDLPVPTVFAAHGLTLTAAFELALACDVLLAAEKASFGLLEIVVGLTPSMGGPQRLAERAGPARAKELIFTGERYPAAVLERWDVVNRVLPDEGFAEAARAYAHRVAAGPTLAHAATKRLVTTAVRYGVRAADEITPQVSGPLFGTADLRGAVASFLDEGPGKATYRGR; the protein is encoded by the coding sequence ATGACCGACGCCGGCAGCGCCGCCCCCGTCCGGATCGAGCGCGACGGCGACGTCGCCGTCGTCGTGCTGGACGCACCGCCGCTCAACCTCTTCGACGAGTCGGTGTTCGCCGGCTTCGAGGCCGCGGTCGCCGAGCTGGTCGCCCTGACCGAGCCCGGCCGGCCCGACCGCGCCCGCGCCGTGCTCCTCGAGGCGCGCGGCAAGGTGGTCTCCGGCGGCGTCGACGTGCACGCCTTCCAGGAGATCGCCGAGGGCCCCGACCCCGAGCAGCGCGGCGCGGCGCTGTGGGCACGGCTGCTGCGCATGTCCCAGACGCTGGAGGACCTGCCCGTCCCCACCGTCTTCGCCGCCCACGGGCTCACCCTCACCGCCGCCTTCGAGCTGGCGCTGGCCTGCGACGTGCTGCTGGCCGCGGAGAAGGCGTCGTTCGGGCTGCTCGAGATCGTCGTCGGGCTGACCCCGTCGATGGGCGGGCCGCAGCGGCTGGCCGAGCGGGCCGGTCCGGCGCGGGCCAAGGAGCTGATCTTCACCGGTGAGCGCTACCCGGCCGCGGTGCTCGAGCGGTGGGACGTCGTCAACCGGGTGCTGCCCGACGAGGGCTTCGCCGAGGCCGCCCGCGCCTACGCCCACCGCGTCGCCGCCGGCCCCACGCTGGCCCACGCGGCCACCAAGCGCCTGGTGACCACCGCGGTCCGGTACGGCGTGCGGGCTGCCGACGAGATCACCCCGCAGGTCTCCGGGCCGCTGTTCGGCACCGCCGACCTGCGCGGCGCGGTGGCCTCGTTCCTGGACGAGGGACCCGGGAAGGCCACCTACCGGGGCCGCTGA
- a CDS encoding histidine triad nucleotide-binding protein, translated as MSDCLFCRIVAREIPADVVHETDRTLAFRDVNPQAPTHVLVVPKEHHATAGLLVGADPQLLADVVASAHAVAVQEGLATEDGPEPGYRLVANTGPAAGQTVHHLHLHVLGGRPLTWPPG; from the coding sequence GTGAGCGACTGCCTGTTCTGCCGGATCGTCGCCCGGGAGATCCCCGCCGACGTCGTGCACGAGACCGACCGCACGCTGGCCTTCCGCGACGTCAACCCGCAGGCGCCGACGCACGTGCTGGTCGTCCCCAAGGAGCACCACGCGACGGCGGGGCTGCTGGTCGGCGCCGATCCGCAGCTGCTGGCCGACGTGGTCGCCTCCGCGCACGCGGTCGCCGTCCAGGAGGGCCTGGCCACCGAGGACGGCCCCGAGCCCGGCTACCGGCTGGTCGCCAACACCGGCCCGGCCGCGGGGCAGACCGTCCACCACCTCCACCTGCACGTCCTGGGCGGCCGGCCGCTCACCTGGCCTCCCGGCTGA
- a CDS encoding putative selenate ABC transporter substrate-binding protein, with translation MGRRSALRSGSPGVQPSRRAFLAGTALALATAACGRSSPVGAASSGATTTMRIGAIPDQDPEVLQRLHGTVADSVSAALDLDVVYAPVTDYAAAVSLFRTGDLDLVWFGGLTGVQARLQAPGARLIAQRDVDEDFHSVFVVNASTGLAPSDDLRPLAGLRFTYGSETSTSGRLMPAWFLQQAGVDPQGFPGGPGFSGSHDATLQLVASGSYQAGVLNEQVWTSRSAEGAVDPAVVPYSRTPGYHDYHWLLGPRAAERFGGDVAERLTAYFTGLSADDPDDAAVLALFGAGSFVPARASDYDRIEEIGRSLGLVR, from the coding sequence GTGGGCCGCCGCAGCGCTCTCCGGTCGGGGAGCCCCGGGGTCCAGCCGTCCCGCCGCGCGTTCCTCGCCGGCACCGCCCTCGCCCTCGCCACCGCGGCGTGCGGCCGCTCCTCCCCCGTCGGCGCCGCCTCCTCCGGCGCGACGACGACGATGCGCATCGGCGCGATCCCCGACCAGGACCCCGAGGTCCTGCAGCGCCTCCACGGCACCGTGGCCGACTCGGTGTCCGCCGCGCTCGACCTCGACGTCGTCTACGCACCGGTCACCGACTACGCCGCCGCGGTCTCCCTCTTCCGCACCGGCGACCTCGACCTCGTGTGGTTCGGCGGCCTCACCGGCGTGCAGGCACGGCTGCAGGCGCCCGGCGCGCGGCTGATCGCCCAGCGCGACGTCGACGAGGACTTCCACTCGGTCTTCGTCGTGAACGCCTCGACCGGGCTCGCGCCGTCGGACGACCTGCGCCCGCTGGCCGGGCTGCGGTTCACCTACGGCAGCGAGACGTCGACGTCGGGTCGGCTGATGCCCGCCTGGTTCCTGCAGCAGGCCGGCGTCGACCCGCAGGGCTTCCCCGGCGGGCCGGGCTTCTCCGGCTCGCACGACGCGACGCTGCAGCTGGTGGCCTCGGGCAGCTACCAGGCCGGGGTGCTCAACGAGCAGGTGTGGACGTCGCGCTCGGCGGAGGGCGCGGTGGACCCGGCGGTCGTTCCCTACTCCCGCACCCCGGGCTACCACGACTACCACTGGCTGCTCGGCCCGCGGGCGGCGGAGCGGTTCGGCGGCGACGTCGCGGAGCGGCTCACCGCGTACTTCACCGGGCTGTCGGCCGACGACCCGGACGACGCCGCGGTGCTCGCGCTGTTCGGCGCGGGCTCCTTCGTCCCGGCGCGGGCGTCGGACTACGACCGGATCGAGGAGATCGGCCGCAGCCTGGGGCTGGTCCGCTGA
- a CDS encoding phosphonate ABC transporter ATP-binding protein produces MDLTVGPGERVAVVGASGAGKSTLLAVANGAVPPSSGAVQVLGQDPAGLRGPALRRLRARVGTVHQHLELVGPLRVVHNVNAGRLGSWPAARAAWSLVRPQGLPEVLAALDRVDLADRVFDRTDTLSGGQRQRVAVARLLVQDPELVLADEPASALDPVLADRVLELLAGPASRGGALLAALHDPLLALRHCDRVVGLAGGRVVLDAPAAALTVADLAAFYGAPA; encoded by the coding sequence GTGGACCTCACCGTCGGTCCCGGCGAGCGGGTCGCCGTCGTCGGGGCCTCGGGCGCCGGCAAGTCGACGCTGCTGGCCGTGGCCAACGGCGCGGTGCCGCCGTCGTCGGGTGCGGTGCAGGTGCTGGGGCAGGACCCGGCCGGACTGCGCGGGCCGGCGCTGCGCCGGCTGCGCGCCCGGGTGGGCACCGTGCACCAGCACCTGGAGCTGGTCGGCCCGCTGCGGGTGGTGCACAACGTCAACGCCGGCCGGCTGGGGTCGTGGCCGGCGGCGCGGGCGGCGTGGTCGCTGGTGCGGCCGCAGGGCCTGCCCGAGGTGCTCGCCGCCCTGGACCGGGTCGACCTGGCCGACCGGGTGTTCGACCGCACGGACACCCTCTCCGGCGGGCAGCGGCAGCGGGTCGCCGTGGCGCGGCTGCTGGTGCAGGACCCCGAGCTCGTGCTGGCCGACGAGCCGGCCTCCGCGCTGGACCCGGTGCTCGCCGACCGGGTGCTGGAGCTGCTGGCCGGACCGGCGTCGCGGGGCGGCGCGCTGCTCGCCGCCCTGCACGACCCGTTGCTGGCGCTGCGGCACTGCGACCGGGTGGTCGGGCTGGCCGGCGGGCGGGTGGTCCTCGACGCCCCGGCGGCGGCGCTGACCGTCGCCGACCTGGCCGCGTTCTACGGGGCGCCGGCGTGA
- a CDS encoding PhnE/PtxC family ABC transporter permease produces the protein MTAVAAPAVSPGLRRDRRRWGWGLAALAAVGWSLVAAVDGEGVNPAGAAQFGRFAAAALSPALDGAFLAVLGTAALVTVAYAVLGTALALVLGAAGAVLAARTTWGRRRLGWAAARGVLAVPRGLHEAVWGLLLVNVLGLDPWVGVLAIGLPYGAVTAKVFADLLDEVPRGPYTALLAQGSGRAAAACYGLVPQAAGGLLSYAFYRLECAVRSAVVLGLIGAGGLGYQLSLSFTSLRWPEVWSAVYALALLCLAADVAGRAVRRRVAAPRRRTGVLARDRVLAVAAGAVPAAVAWSWWFLALSPGSLGSARTREQAGYVLGAAWPPAGDGDLLREVARQSVVTLQTSVLAIAVATAGAVLVAGAAARPAGRPGPARRVSGALLRAALLLLRAVPPPVWALVLLFVLLPGVLPGALALGVYTLGVLGRLAAEAVEEADARPRTALAALGARPTGGWLYAVAPQAAGPVLAFALYRWEVVVRDTLLVGLLGAGGLGALLASRLAAFDWAAVTTVLLATIALTLAVDLVGDRARRALR, from the coding sequence GTGACGGCGGTGGCCGCGCCGGCGGTCTCGCCCGGACTGCGGCGGGACCGCCGCCGCTGGGGATGGGGGCTGGCCGCGCTGGCCGCCGTCGGCTGGTCGCTGGTCGCGGCCGTCGACGGGGAGGGGGTGAACCCCGCCGGGGCCGCGCAGTTCGGCCGGTTCGCCGCGGCGGCGCTGTCCCCCGCGCTCGACGGCGCCTTCCTCGCGGTGCTCGGCACCGCGGCGCTGGTCACGGTGGCCTACGCCGTCCTCGGCACCGCGCTGGCCCTGGTGCTGGGGGCGGCCGGGGCGGTGCTCGCCGCCCGCACCACCTGGGGACGCCGCCGGCTGGGGTGGGCGGCGGCGCGCGGCGTGCTGGCCGTCCCGCGCGGCCTGCACGAGGCGGTCTGGGGCCTGCTGCTGGTCAACGTGCTGGGCCTGGACCCGTGGGTCGGCGTCCTGGCCATCGGGCTGCCCTACGGCGCGGTGACCGCGAAGGTGTTCGCCGACCTCCTCGACGAGGTGCCGCGCGGGCCGTACACGGCGCTGCTGGCGCAGGGCTCGGGCCGCGCGGCCGCGGCGTGCTACGGGCTCGTGCCGCAGGCGGCCGGCGGGCTGCTGTCCTACGCCTTCTACCGGCTGGAGTGCGCGGTGCGCTCCGCGGTCGTGCTGGGCCTCATCGGGGCCGGCGGGCTGGGCTACCAGCTGTCCCTGTCGTTCACGTCGCTGCGCTGGCCCGAGGTCTGGAGCGCCGTCTACGCCCTGGCCCTGCTGTGCCTGGCCGCCGACGTCGCCGGGCGGGCGGTGCGGCGCCGGGTGGCCGCGCCGCGTCGCCGCACCGGGGTCCTCGCCCGCGACCGGGTGCTCGCCGTGGCGGCCGGAGCGGTGCCGGCCGCCGTGGCGTGGTCGTGGTGGTTCCTGGCGCTGTCGCCCGGGTCGCTGGGATCGGCGCGCACCCGCGAGCAGGCCGGCTACGTGCTCGGTGCGGCGTGGCCGCCGGCCGGGGACGGCGACCTGCTGCGCGAGGTCGCGCGCCAGTCGGTGGTCACGCTGCAGACGTCGGTGCTGGCGATCGCGGTGGCGACGGCGGGCGCGGTGCTGGTGGCAGGGGCCGCCGCGCGGCCGGCCGGGCGGCCGGGGCCCGCGCGCCGGGTGTCCGGGGCGCTGCTGCGCGCGGCGCTGCTCCTGCTCCGGGCGGTGCCGCCGCCGGTGTGGGCGCTGGTCCTGCTGTTCGTGCTGCTCCCCGGCGTCCTGCCCGGCGCGCTGGCGCTGGGCGTCTACACGCTCGGCGTGCTGGGGCGGCTGGCCGCCGAGGCGGTGGAGGAGGCCGACGCCCGCCCGCGGACGGCGCTGGCGGCGCTCGGCGCCCGGCCGACCGGCGGCTGGCTCTACGCCGTGGCGCCCCAGGCGGCCGGCCCGGTGCTCGCGTTCGCGCTCTACCGGTGGGAGGTCGTCGTCCGGGACACGCTGCTGGTCGGGCTGCTCGGCGCCGGCGGGCTCGGTGCGCTGCTCGCCTCGCGGCTGGCGGCCTTCGACTGGGCGGCCGTCACCACCGTGCTGCTCGCGACGATCGCGCTCACCCTCGCCGTCGACCTGGTCGGCGACCGCGCCCGCCGCGCGCTGCGCTGA
- a CDS encoding 16S rRNA (uracil(1498)-N(3))-methyltransferase: protein MSAAAPDAPRPALDGSPLFLLDELPAAQLLDRDEVLVDGAEGRHAVDVVRLAPGEPVRVGDGRGALVEGVVVDAGPAGLRVRVTARHEVPAPEPEFVLVQALPKGDRGPLAVELATELGVDRVIPWAAARCVTRWREDRVDKGLAKWRAAARAAAKQSRRPRVPEVTGLMTTRQVCGELADVDLALVLHEQARRPLAGVELPAGGTVAVVVGPEGGLTDGEVVALRAAGAQAVRLGPEVLRTSTAGAAALAALSVRARWS from the coding sequence GTGAGCGCCGCCGCCCCCGACGCGCCCCGCCCCGCCCTCGACGGCTCGCCGCTGTTCCTCCTCGACGAGCTGCCCGCCGCGCAGCTGCTCGACCGCGACGAGGTCCTCGTCGACGGCGCCGAGGGCCGGCACGCCGTCGACGTCGTGCGGCTGGCCCCGGGGGAGCCGGTGCGGGTGGGCGACGGCCGCGGCGCCCTGGTCGAGGGCGTCGTCGTCGATGCCGGCCCGGCCGGGCTGCGCGTGCGGGTGACCGCCCGCCACGAGGTGCCCGCGCCCGAGCCGGAGTTCGTGCTGGTCCAGGCGCTGCCCAAGGGCGACCGCGGGCCGCTGGCGGTGGAGCTGGCCACCGAGCTCGGCGTCGACCGGGTCATCCCCTGGGCCGCGGCGCGGTGCGTGACCCGCTGGCGGGAGGACCGCGTCGACAAGGGGCTGGCGAAGTGGCGGGCCGCCGCGCGGGCGGCGGCCAAGCAGTCCCGCCGGCCGCGGGTGCCCGAGGTCACCGGCCTGATGACCACCCGGCAGGTGTGCGGCGAGCTGGCCGACGTCGACCTCGCGCTCGTCCTGCACGAGCAGGCCCGCCGGCCGCTGGCCGGGGTCGAGCTGCCAGCCGGCGGCACCGTGGCCGTCGTCGTCGGCCCCGAGGGCGGGCTCACCGACGGCGAGGTCGTGGCCCTGCGCGCGGCCGGTGCCCAGGCGGTGCGGCTCGGCCCCGAGGTGCTGCGGACCTCCACCGCCGGCGCCGCCGCCCTGGCCGCGCTGTCGGTCCGCGCCCGCTGGTCCTGA
- the dnaJ gene encoding molecular chaperone DnaJ: MATDYYGVLGLARGASDSDIKKAYRRLARDLHPDVNPDPEAKERFQEVSRAYQALTDPDKRRIVDLGGDPFDSGAGAAGSSPFGGAGFGGLGDIMDAFFGGGVGGRGPRSRVRAGDDALIGLELDLEQTVFGTTEDITVDTAVLCGTCSGAGTAPGTHPTTCATCSGRGEVQSVQRSFLGQVVSSRPCPTCAGTGQVIPDPCPECGSEGRIRARRTIQVKVPAGVEDGMRIRLTGRGEVGPGGGPAGDLYVEIRERPHEVFTRDGEDLHCHVTLPMTAAALGTTLPLTLLDGEETDVDVRPGTQAGTVLTLRGQGAPRLRATGRGNLLVHVDVQTPTRLDAEQEKLLRELAVLRGEDRPGPSAEAHGGLFSRVRNPFK; encoded by the coding sequence ATGGCAACCGACTACTACGGCGTCCTCGGACTCGCCCGGGGCGCCTCCGACTCCGACATCAAGAAGGCCTACCGGCGGCTGGCGCGCGACCTGCACCCCGACGTCAACCCCGACCCCGAGGCCAAGGAGCGCTTCCAGGAGGTCAGCCGCGCGTACCAGGCGCTGACCGACCCGGACAAGCGGCGCATCGTCGACCTCGGCGGCGACCCGTTCGACAGCGGGGCCGGCGCGGCCGGGAGCTCGCCGTTCGGCGGGGCGGGCTTCGGCGGGCTCGGCGACATCATGGACGCCTTCTTCGGCGGCGGGGTGGGCGGCCGCGGTCCGCGCAGCCGGGTCCGTGCCGGTGACGACGCGCTGATCGGCCTCGAGCTCGACCTGGAGCAGACGGTCTTCGGCACCACCGAGGACATCACCGTCGACACCGCCGTCCTCTGCGGCACCTGCAGCGGCGCGGGCACCGCGCCGGGCACCCACCCGACCACCTGCGCGACCTGTTCCGGCCGCGGCGAGGTGCAGAGCGTGCAGCGCTCCTTCCTCGGCCAGGTCGTGTCCAGCCGGCCGTGCCCGACCTGCGCCGGCACCGGCCAGGTCATCCCCGACCCGTGCCCCGAGTGCGGCAGCGAGGGCCGCATCCGCGCGCGCCGGACCATCCAGGTCAAGGTGCCCGCGGGTGTCGAGGACGGCATGCGCATCCGGCTCACCGGCCGCGGCGAGGTCGGCCCCGGCGGCGGTCCCGCGGGCGACCTGTACGTGGAGATCCGCGAGCGGCCGCACGAGGTCTTCACCCGCGACGGCGAGGACCTGCACTGCCACGTGACCCTGCCGATGACCGCGGCCGCGCTGGGCACCACCCTGCCGCTGACGCTGCTCGACGGCGAGGAGACCGACGTCGACGTCCGCCCGGGCACCCAGGCCGGCACCGTGCTGACGCTGCGCGGCCAGGGCGCGCCGCGGCTGCGGGCCACCGGCCGGGGCAACCTGTTGGTGCACGTCGACGTGCAGACGCCGACCCGCCTCGACGCCGAGCAGGAGAAGCTGCTGCGCGAGCTGGCCGTGCTGCGCGGCGAGGACCGGCCCGGCCCGTCCGCGGAGGCGCACGGCGGGCTGTTCTCCCGGGTCCGGAACCCGTTCAAGTGA
- the hrcA gene encoding heat-inducible transcriptional repressor HrcA encodes MAHDERRLQVLRAIVQDFVSTNDPVGSKALAERHDLGVSPATIRNDMAVLEEQGYITQPHTSAGRVPTDKGYRLFVDRLSAVKPLSAAERKAIERFLDGAVDLHDVLGRTVRLLAQLTSQVAVVQYPTLSRSAVRHLEVVQLTGSRLLLVLITDTGRVEQRIVDCPVDVGRDDVADLRTTLNAAFTGAKLADAGSKVADLVDTAPPHLRALVAAVSATLVETLVEPGEDRLVIGGTANLARVAVDPGSLRPLLEALEEQVVVLRLISEVDSGGAVLVRIGEENAHEALAGASVVSVGYGSGDRALGGLGIVGPTRMDYPGNMAAVRAVARYVGQLLAGS; translated from the coding sequence GTGGCGCACGACGAACGGCGCCTGCAGGTCCTGCGGGCGATCGTCCAGGACTTCGTCTCCACCAACGACCCCGTGGGCAGCAAGGCCCTGGCCGAGCGGCACGACCTGGGCGTCTCGCCGGCCACCATCCGCAACGACATGGCCGTGCTCGAGGAGCAGGGCTACATCACCCAGCCGCACACCAGCGCCGGCCGGGTGCCCACCGACAAGGGCTACCGGCTCTTCGTCGACCGGCTCTCGGCGGTCAAGCCGCTGTCGGCCGCCGAGCGCAAGGCGATCGAGCGGTTCCTCGACGGCGCCGTCGACCTGCACGACGTGCTGGGCCGGACCGTGCGGCTGCTGGCGCAGCTGACCAGCCAGGTCGCCGTCGTGCAGTACCCGACCCTGTCGCGCAGCGCCGTCCGTCACCTCGAGGTCGTGCAGCTCACCGGCTCGCGACTGCTGCTGGTGCTCATCACCGACACCGGCCGCGTCGAGCAGCGGATCGTCGACTGCCCGGTCGACGTCGGCCGCGACGACGTCGCCGACCTGCGCACGACGCTCAACGCGGCGTTCACCGGCGCCAAGCTGGCCGACGCCGGCAGCAAGGTGGCCGACCTGGTCGACACCGCGCCGCCGCACCTGCGGGCGCTGGTGGCCGCGGTCAGCGCCACCCTGGTCGAGACGCTCGTCGAGCCGGGGGAGGACCGCCTCGTCATCGGCGGGACGGCGAACCTGGCGCGTGTCGCCGTCGACCCGGGCAGCCTGCGGCCGCTGCTGGAGGCGCTGGAGGAGCAGGTCGTCGTCCTCCGGTTGATCAGCGAGGTCGACAGCGGCGGCGCCGTGCTCGTGCGCATCGGCGAGGAGAACGCCCACGAGGCCCTGGCCGGTGCGTCGGTGGTGTCGGTGGGGTACGGCTCGGGCGACCGGGCGCTCGGCGGGCTGGGCATCGTCGGCCCGACCCGCATGGACTATCCGGGCAACATGGCCGCGGTGCGAGCCGTGGCCCGCTACGTCGGCCAGTTGCTGGCCGGGAGCTGA